A single Rubrivivax gelatinosus IL144 DNA region contains:
- a CDS encoding amino acid ABC transporter permease, with the protein MDWLPPALRQDLLAPKYLGWLLDGWLMTLWTTAMVVVAATLLGALLAAARESGRPALTRATGVYLSLFRNTPLLVQLFFWYFGLPALLPEGLLPWLNTPHELALGGLVLRWPSFEFLAAAAGLVFYSAGYVGEDIRSGLRGVPAGQREAAIALGLTPWQALRHVVLPQALRIALPPLLGQYMNILKNTSLGMAIGLLELSYRTRQAEAETWKTFQVYGVATLLYIVAIVALQLLGQVLQSRRQRRIVAAGS; encoded by the coding sequence ATGGACTGGTTACCCCCCGCGCTGCGCCAGGATCTGCTGGCGCCCAAATACCTCGGCTGGCTGCTCGACGGCTGGTTGATGACGCTGTGGACGACGGCGATGGTCGTCGTCGCCGCGACGCTGCTCGGCGCGCTGCTGGCCGCCGCGCGCGAGAGCGGCCGGCCGGCGCTGACGCGCGCCACCGGCGTCTACCTCTCGCTGTTTCGCAACACGCCGCTGCTGGTGCAGCTCTTCTTCTGGTACTTCGGCCTGCCGGCGCTGCTGCCCGAAGGCCTGTTGCCGTGGCTGAACACGCCGCACGAGCTCGCCCTGGGCGGCCTCGTGCTGCGTTGGCCCTCGTTCGAGTTCCTGGCCGCGGCGGCCGGGCTGGTGTTCTATTCGGCGGGCTACGTCGGCGAGGACATCCGCTCGGGCCTGAGAGGCGTGCCGGCCGGCCAGCGCGAAGCGGCGATCGCGCTCGGCCTGACGCCGTGGCAGGCGCTGCGCCACGTCGTGCTGCCGCAGGCGCTGCGCATCGCGCTGCCGCCGCTGCTGGGCCAGTACATGAACATCCTGAAGAACACCTCGCTGGGCATGGCGATCGGGCTGCTGGAGCTGTCCTACCGCACCCGCCAGGCCGAGGCCGAGACCTGGAAGACCTTCCAGGTCTACGGCGTCGCGACGCTGCTCTACATCGTCGCCATCGTCGCGCTGCAACTGCTCGGCCAGGTGCTGCAGAGCCGGCGCCAGCGCCGCATCGTGGCGGCGGGGAGCTGA
- a CDS encoding ABC transporter permease subunit (The N-terminal region of this protein, as described by TIGR01726, is a three transmembrane segment that identifies a subfamily of ABC transporter permease subunits, which specificities that include histidine, arginine, glutamine, glutamate, L-cystine (sic), the opines (in Agrobacterium) octopine and nopaline, etc.), giving the protein MDFSFLQDDLGYLLWGTFPDGPPGGALLTLLLSAGSGLASALLGLGLGVSLVMLDGAALALLSAVLGLLRAIPVLMLIFWTYFLLPIVFGLDVPGVLSVMVALALVGGAYLAHAVAAGIRGIGGGQWAAGMALGFTRWGALRHVVLPQALRMMAPSFINQWVTLIKDSSLAYIVGVGELSFLATQVNARVMVHPTEVFLFVGAVYWLLCSALDWAAGAAARAAGPEARAAAG; this is encoded by the coding sequence ATGGACTTCTCGTTCCTGCAGGACGACCTGGGCTACCTGCTGTGGGGCACCTTCCCCGACGGCCCGCCCGGCGGCGCGCTGCTGACGCTGCTGCTGTCGGCGGGTTCGGGCCTCGCCTCGGCGCTGCTGGGCCTGGGGCTGGGCGTGTCGCTGGTGATGCTCGACGGCGCGGCGCTGGCGCTGCTCAGCGCGGTGCTGGGCCTGCTGCGCGCGATCCCGGTGCTGATGCTGATCTTCTGGACCTACTTCCTGCTGCCCATCGTCTTCGGCCTCGACGTGCCCGGCGTGCTGTCGGTGATGGTGGCGCTGGCGCTGGTCGGCGGCGCCTATCTCGCGCACGCGGTGGCCGCCGGCATCCGCGGCATCGGCGGCGGGCAGTGGGCGGCGGGCATGGCGCTGGGCTTCACGCGCTGGGGCGCGCTGCGCCACGTCGTGCTGCCGCAGGCGCTGCGCATGATGGCGCCGTCGTTCATCAACCAGTGGGTCACGCTGATCAAGGACAGCTCGCTGGCCTACATCGTCGGCGTCGGCGAACTGTCGTTCCTGGCGACCCAGGTCAACGCCCGGGTGATGGTGCACCCGACCGAGGTCTTCCTCTTCGTCGGCGCCGTCTACTGGCTGCTGTGCAGCGCGCTGGACTGGGCGGCCGGCGCCGCGGCGCGTGCCGCCGGCCCCGAGGCCCGCGCGGCCGCCGGCTGA
- a CDS encoding undecaprenyl-diphosphate phosphatase, whose product MDFFQIAVLATVQGAAELLPVSSSAHVITAEKLMGLDPTSPEMTMLLVMLHTGTMFAVILYFWRSWKYAYFRSWSAFRDNAVIVLAATAATGIVGLGLLALIKHAVMGSDPGFEIEHLFGNPKLMAAALAAAGLLIIGSSFIPERSNRGLTLWRSVLVGAVQGLCLPFRGFSRSGATISTALAMGVARRRAEEFSFALAVVLTPAVIVKEAHRLLGAHALAPQASGASLWQTLTPGLIGMVLSFFAGLLALRWLSGWLESGRWHLFGAYCLAAAGFVLWQG is encoded by the coding sequence ATGGATTTCTTCCAGATCGCCGTCCTGGCCACCGTGCAAGGCGCGGCCGAGTTGCTGCCCGTGTCGAGCTCGGCACACGTCATCACCGCCGAGAAGCTGATGGGGCTGGACCCCACGTCGCCGGAGATGACGATGCTGCTGGTGATGCTGCACACCGGCACGATGTTCGCCGTCATCCTGTACTTCTGGCGCAGCTGGAAGTACGCCTATTTCCGCTCGTGGAGCGCGTTCCGCGACAACGCCGTCATCGTGCTCGCCGCGACCGCGGCCACCGGCATCGTCGGCCTCGGGCTGCTGGCGCTGATCAAGCACGCGGTGATGGGCTCGGACCCGGGCTTCGAGATCGAGCACCTGTTCGGCAACCCCAAGCTGATGGCCGCGGCGCTGGCCGCCGCCGGGCTGCTGATCATCGGCTCGTCCTTCATCCCCGAACGCTCCAACCGCGGGCTGACGCTGTGGCGCTCGGTGCTGGTCGGCGCGGTGCAGGGGCTGTGCCTGCCGTTCCGCGGCTTCTCGCGCTCGGGGGCGACGATCTCCACCGCGCTGGCGATGGGCGTGGCGCGCCGCCGCGCCGAGGAGTTCAGCTTCGCGCTGGCCGTCGTGCTGACGCCGGCGGTCATCGTCAAGGAAGCGCACCGGCTGCTCGGCGCGCACGCGCTGGCGCCGCAGGCCTCGGGCGCGTCGCTGTGGCAGACGCTGACGCCCGGCCTGATCGGCATGGTGCTGAGCTTCTTCGCCGGGCTGCTGGCGCTGCGCTGGCTGTCGGGCTGGCTGGAGTCGGGCCGCTGGCACCTCTTCGGCGCCTACTGCCTGGCGGCCGCCGGCTTCGTGCTCTGGCAGGGCTGA
- a CDS encoding DUF2721 domain-containing protein, which yields MIDPSSALGDVPRAIQLALAPVFLLTGIAGMLNVMASRLARIIDRGRKLTEGPPPVAEPYLTLELQTLERRRRFAGAAITACASAALLVCTVIAALFVEVYLQISLRGLVGLLFTAATLALLVGLAYFLREVHLATQTVRITLKRPH from the coding sequence ATGATCGACCCCTCCTCCGCCCTCGGCGACGTGCCGCGTGCGATCCAGCTCGCGCTGGCGCCGGTGTTCCTGCTGACCGGCATCGCCGGCATGCTCAACGTGATGGCCTCGCGGCTGGCGCGCATCATCGACCGCGGGCGCAAGCTGACCGAAGGCCCGCCGCCGGTGGCCGAGCCCTATCTGACGCTGGAACTGCAGACGCTGGAACGCCGCCGGCGTTTTGCCGGCGCCGCGATCACCGCCTGCGCCAGCGCCGCGCTGCTGGTGTGCACCGTCATCGCCGCGCTCTTCGTCGAGGTCTATCTGCAGATCAGCCTGCGCGGCCTGGTCGGCCTGCTGTTCACCGCCGCGACGCTGGCGCTGCTGGTCGGCCTGGCCTACTTTCTGCGCGAGGTGCACCTGGCGACGCAGACGGTGCGCATCACGCTGAAGCGGCCGCACTGA
- a CDS encoding error-prone DNA polymerase, whose protein sequence is MSALPPYAELHCRSNFSFLVGASHPEELVARAHELGYAALAITDEGSLAGVVRAHGEAERLGLKLIVGAEMRLAPPPDQPDADEPRLVLLAQTRRGYGNLAHWITVARRRAAKGEYLAWRSDLEGGVPTAPFLAGLPGCIALLLPDAEQPLETVFAHASWLKTWFGPERAGVALELLHHADDADLADTVTRVATQAGLPVVAAGGVLMHTRSRKPLLDVLTATRLKRPVAECGFELEPNAEAHLRPRARLAALYRPEWLAATLAIAERCSFTLAELKYEYPREIVPEGHTPTSWLRELTESGARRRFAAGVPDAVRAQIEHELALIARLGYEPYFLTVADIVHWARDQDILCQGRGSAANSAVCYCLEVTAVDPSKSTLLFERFISEERNEPPDIDIDFEHQRREEVIQYVYRKYGRHRAALTAVVISYRPRSALRDVGRALGLDLDRIESVARGQQWFDGRRIDPERLREQGLDPAAPLCRLWVELTEQLIGFPRHLSQHPGGFVIARDELSQLVPVENAAMEGRSVVQWDKDDLDALGLMKVDLLALGMLSAIRRALDFVGAKRGAPLALHQIPQDEKTVYDMLSAGDSIGVFQVESRAQMSMLPRLKPQRFYDLVIEVAIVRPGPIQGGMVHPYLKRRCGEEPVDYPSAEVRQALERTLGVPIFQEQVMQLAILAADFTPGEADRLRRAMAAWKRKGGLGPFYERLVGRMVAKGYTAEFAERIFKQIEGFGEYGFPESHATSFALLVYASAWLKRHHPDAFLAALLNSQPMGFYAPAQLVRDAREHGVVVRPVDVFRSDWATTLEDEAAAAGAPPGLRAVRLGLSRVTGFPQDAAERLVAARTADGAFASAEDLARRARLDRRELALLADAGALAALAGHRHQAAWAVAGIDARATPLLRATRTEEAAIALPAPGAAESVLADYRATGLSLERHPLALLREQLAAYRVQPAAVLRDYPSGRLARASGLVTHRQRPGTAKGVVFVTLEDETGSVNVIVWPAVAEAQRKPLLGSTLLTVYGIWQREGEVRHLVARRLVDHTELLKGLQSRSRDFH, encoded by the coding sequence GTGTCCGCCCTCCCGCCCTACGCCGAGCTGCACTGCCGCAGCAACTTCAGCTTCCTCGTCGGGGCCTCGCACCCGGAGGAGCTGGTGGCGCGTGCGCACGAGCTGGGCTACGCGGCACTCGCCATCACCGACGAAGGCTCGCTGGCCGGCGTCGTGCGCGCGCATGGCGAGGCCGAGCGCCTGGGGCTGAAGCTGATCGTCGGCGCCGAGATGCGGCTGGCGCCGCCGCCCGATCAGCCCGACGCCGACGAACCGCGCCTCGTGCTGCTGGCGCAGACGCGCCGCGGCTACGGCAACCTGGCGCACTGGATCACCGTCGCGCGCCGGCGGGCGGCCAAGGGCGAGTACCTGGCCTGGCGCAGCGACCTCGAAGGCGGCGTGCCGACCGCGCCTTTTCTCGCCGGGCTGCCGGGCTGCATCGCGCTGCTGCTGCCCGATGCCGAGCAGCCGCTGGAGACGGTGTTCGCGCACGCGTCCTGGCTCAAGACCTGGTTCGGCCCGGAACGCGCCGGCGTCGCGCTGGAGCTGCTGCACCACGCCGACGATGCCGATCTCGCCGACACCGTCACGCGTGTCGCGACCCAGGCCGGGCTGCCGGTGGTCGCCGCCGGCGGCGTGCTGATGCACACCCGCTCGCGCAAGCCGCTGCTCGACGTGCTGACGGCCACCCGGCTCAAACGCCCGGTGGCCGAATGCGGCTTCGAGCTGGAGCCCAATGCCGAGGCCCATCTGCGTCCGCGTGCGCGGCTGGCGGCGCTGTACCGGCCCGAGTGGCTGGCGGCGACGCTGGCCATCGCCGAGCGCTGCAGCTTCACGCTGGCCGAGCTGAAGTACGAGTACCCGCGCGAGATCGTGCCCGAGGGCCACACGCCGACCTCCTGGCTGCGCGAGCTGACCGAATCGGGCGCGCGCCGGCGTTTCGCGGCCGGCGTGCCCGACGCGGTGCGCGCGCAGATCGAGCACGAGCTGGCGCTGATCGCGCGCCTGGGCTACGAGCCTTATTTCCTCACCGTCGCCGACATCGTTCACTGGGCGCGTGACCAGGACATCCTCTGCCAGGGCCGCGGCAGCGCCGCCAACTCGGCGGTCTGCTACTGCCTGGAGGTCACCGCGGTCGACCCGTCGAAGTCGACGCTGCTGTTCGAGCGTTTCATCAGCGAGGAGCGCAACGAGCCGCCGGACATCGACATCGACTTCGAGCACCAGCGCCGCGAGGAGGTCATCCAGTACGTCTACCGCAAGTACGGCCGCCACCGCGCCGCGCTGACCGCGGTCGTCATCAGCTACCGGCCACGTTCGGCGCTGCGCGACGTCGGCCGTGCGCTCGGGCTGGACCTGGACCGCATCGAGTCGGTCGCACGCGGCCAGCAGTGGTTCGACGGCCGCCGCATCGACCCCGAACGCTTGCGCGAGCAGGGCCTGGACCCGGCGGCGCCGCTGTGCCGGCTGTGGGTCGAGCTGACCGAGCAGCTGATCGGTTTCCCGCGCCACCTGAGCCAGCACCCCGGCGGCTTCGTCATCGCGCGCGACGAGCTGTCGCAGCTGGTGCCGGTGGAGAACGCGGCGATGGAAGGGCGCAGCGTCGTGCAGTGGGACAAGGACGACCTCGACGCGCTCGGGCTGATGAAGGTCGACCTGCTGGCGCTGGGCATGCTGAGCGCGATCCGGCGCGCGCTGGACTTCGTCGGCGCCAAACGCGGCGCGCCGCTGGCGCTGCACCAGATCCCGCAGGACGAGAAGACGGTCTACGACATGCTCTCGGCCGGCGACAGCATCGGCGTCTTCCAGGTCGAGAGCCGGGCGCAGATGAGCATGCTGCCGCGGCTGAAGCCCCAGCGTTTCTACGACCTCGTCATCGAGGTCGCGATCGTGCGTCCGGGGCCGATCCAGGGCGGCATGGTGCATCCCTACCTGAAGCGGCGTTGCGGCGAGGAGCCGGTCGACTACCCCAGCGCCGAGGTCAGGCAGGCGCTGGAGCGCACGCTGGGCGTGCCGATCTTCCAGGAGCAGGTGATGCAGCTGGCGATCCTGGCCGCCGACTTCACGCCCGGCGAGGCCGACCGGCTGCGCCGCGCGATGGCGGCCTGGAAGCGCAAGGGCGGGCTGGGGCCGTTCTACGAGCGCCTCGTCGGACGCATGGTCGCCAAGGGCTACACGGCCGAGTTCGCCGAACGCATCTTCAAGCAGATCGAGGGCTTCGGCGAATACGGCTTCCCCGAGAGCCACGCGACCAGCTTCGCGCTGCTGGTCTACGCCAGCGCCTGGCTCAAGCGCCACCACCCCGACGCCTTTCTCGCCGCGCTGCTGAACAGCCAGCCGATGGGCTTCTACGCTCCGGCGCAGCTGGTGCGCGACGCACGCGAGCACGGCGTCGTCGTGCGCCCGGTCGACGTGTTTCGCAGCGACTGGGCGACGACGCTGGAAGACGAGGCCGCGGCCGCCGGCGCGCCGCCGGGGTTGCGTGCAGTGCGGCTGGGTTTGAGCCGCGTCACCGGCTTCCCGCAGGACGCGGCCGAGCGGCTGGTCGCCGCGCGCACGGCCGACGGCGCCTTCGCCTCGGCCGAAGACCTGGCGCGGCGCGCCCGGCTGGACCGGCGTGAACTGGCGTTGCTGGCCGACGCCGGCGCCCTGGCGGCGCTGGCCGGCCACCGCCACCAGGCGGCCTGGGCCGTGGCCGGCATCGACGCCCGCGCGACGCCGCTGCTGCGCGCCACGCGCACCGAGGAGGCCGCCATCGCACTGCCGGCGCCCGGCGCCGCCGAGTCGGTGCTGGCCGACTACCGCGCCACCGGCCTGAGCCTGGAGCGCCACCCGCTGGCGCTGCTGCGCGAGCAGCTCGCCGCCTACCGCGTGCAGCCGGCGGCGGTGCTGCGCGACTACCCCTCGGGCCGGCTGGCGCGTGCCAGCGGCCTGGTCACGCACCGCCAGCGGCCCGGCACGGCCAAGGGCGTGGTCTTCGTCACGCTGGAAGACGAGACCGGCAGCGTCAACGTCATCGTCTGGCCGGCGGTGGCCGAGGCCCAGCGCAAGCCGCTGCTGGGCAGCACGCTGCTGACGGTCTACGGCATCTGGCAGCGTGAAGGCGAGGTGCGCCACCTCGTCGCGCGCCGGCTCGTCGACCACACGGAGCTGTTGAAAGGCTTGCAATCGCGCAGCCGCGACTTCCATTGA